GCGACGCattggcaaataaaaaacaaacaaacaaactaaaCCTTGGCCAAAACATCGCCTATGGCGGCGcatttcaattatggtttatttaataatagctTGGATtgcttaatttgttaacaaaGGTTTATATTTTCGACTCGCAGGCGCAGTCATGTTAATGGGCAATTAACCGGATCGCGACTACGACTACGGCGGCGGGCTTCGCCAATTAGCTGGCTGCCAGCGCTGAAATActtaacaatatttataatatatgcaACCGATTTAACGCAATGTAATGCCAAGTAGTAATGCTAATGCCAGCACGTGCCGACACCGAAAATGTCGATTAGCCAAGCGCAAGATGCTGGCACGCAGatgagatacagatactcgaAACAAGGCTATCTAAGATTTCCAGGAATAAAGAATTAACATAAATTGCATATGAAATTGATTCCCGTTCGGTTGAATGCGAACAGCGAACAGAGTTCCCAGAACAGAACATCAGTATTCAGGGTTGGGAAGCGAAGGgtgtaaaaaacaatttcagcCTAAGGACGAATTCAATTAAGCTGGGGAAttgcattaattaaaattcaataactTTAGTAATTATGAGCAGATCTATTTCTTGTGGAGAACTTTGATAAGGTCGTTTCTAAGACctttgaaattttataaatattcaataacaacatttatttaagaCTAGCAGAGtgtgtagcccgcagcttcgcctgcggaaattaaaattgaaaattaagcattgctttatctttggtacttattttaaattttttttgtgcgtgtgtgtgtacatagcagagcaaatcattgtttgtttttgttttatacaaatccaaagtttgtcgataaatcaacatttgaaaactaataaatagtttgcttatcgggcttttgcattttaaacaagagagaacgctatagtcgggttggtgtcccgactatctaatacccgtcactcagctaaagggagtgcgaacgctgtgtcgtgttggtgtcccgactaataatcgtaactcagctaaagggagtgcgagggagatagatatatgttgacaatttataaagcgtataactttttaatgaatggtccgatttgaaaaatgtcttctacatttcgataggtataaatatacacaacaaaattgcatttatacttctcggaaatctttaaaggtgtgggcgccagacacattttaaaatcgttagtgggcgattgtgggcgttagagggggcgtggcgctcggctaaaataaacttgcgctgcgtaggaagccaaagaatatgtgtgggaaatctcaaccttctagcttttgtagtttctgagatctcagcgttcatacagacggacagacggacagacggacatggctagatcgactcggctagttaccctgatcaagaatatatatactttatggggtcggaaacgcttccttctagctgttacatacttttgcacgaatctagtatacccttttactctacgagtaacgggtataaaaacaaaagcaattataaggaaaatttcgactgtaaaattcagcttaatggaatttctgtaaggtataccgatattttaaaatttaacgtttacttaagatttgcgatataatcgatttttggctgtggtattttcattttccccttgcgcggtcacacttaaattgcgacagcaggacatacatatgtacatacatacatgcgccagcagaacatacatacaaacatatggggacgcgtgacgtcacatcaggttatccaaattcgaaaatattggggacttggttaaaatttattgaaatgcaaggcagagggagagggagggagacggaatcatttgttgacaatttgtatgaaaatgcagagagagatagcaatatgcaggcagcattacggagacacttgaattcgataataggtcgactttttgcttagtttctctgtttaaaagatagctagagctttggtaaaaccatcaaataaatcgttaaggtttaaggaaaaactttaccgaaggaattttcgatattcagtttagaagtaccatttttcgacgtttgaagagatttttggcaaaattgtaattttagaagggctgttaaaaaatagtaaaaagccttaaatctaagcggtcaaattttttaaacatgtataatgttttaaagtatttttttgcgaaaacacggattcgattggttaaacggtttagcgtccagaatttttgaaaggagcatttacgttttttccaattggaagcgattggggccacttggggagccccaataaatcttagcaaatcagtttaaagttataagaatgtaataaaagtgcattttaatattgtaaatcaatggatttggctgtgcgttgtttcctagttttcttagtgatagctttatatatagagataTGCTATCATAATTGTACCTTTAAGCTGATAAGAGAGATTATCTCTGCAGATTGTGAttatctaataaaaataatatgataccattaagaaaatattctcTATAATAAAGAATCTCTAAAATAGAATTTTCTACTCTATTTACATAGCTTATAACTTATAGGGAAATTAATGAATTTACTACGAGAGTTTCTCCGCAAAATTCTATCAAGCTTTTTATTGAGATTTCTAAACTCTGTGAAGCCAACCCCAAGCCCCCGTTTTCTTCCTCTTTCAAACCAATGACGGCTATAAaaccccgaaaaaaaaactttctatTTCATTGCGAATGGTTCCGGTTTTTCCCTCAaagcgtttttggttttttggtaGCTCTTCGGTCGGTTAACGGCGTTGTGGTCAACGCGAATCGATGGACCAACCTATAAGTGGGTCAATGTCAAGCGCTGGCCAAGTGGATGAGGTGATGATATCGCGATGCTGGAGCACCTGATTAACATAAGCTATTGACACATGTCAGTCTCAGCGTCGTAAAAGCCGAAATACCGATGGGGAGAgatgttttttaatgtttggtCTTGGCGTCTTTAACTTTGATTCGGGGGTAcctacttttaatttaaaatccaacagtttgtaaaagttttttgcttgcctcaaaaaaacaaaaaccagagAACAGGCTGAACAAAATCTTTTGATGTGCAAAGTCTGTGGGTTTTACTTTGTTTAACTTTACCGTTGTTTCGCTCGAAAAACACAACTGTTTTTTGGACttcttttggaattttttttggccCGCCTCGCATGCATACAAATTAGCAGCATTCGCATTTTTGGTAGAAAGTAAAActgttttttcttctcatcGCCGTTTGAGTGTGtcgttttattaatttatttatttgtgccTCACGCGAcaacttttactttttgtttggcAACTTGTAAATTACACAAAACTGCTGCAAAGCGAGAAAAAGCTTCGAAAATTGTTTcagatttatttcttttctctttttttccccccgaaattgaattgaatgtaAAATGCTTTCGCCCTCTTATCGTCTAATGTCTGCATTAATCTACATGGCAAGTGTTTGTGATTGCTTTGGACTTGATTTGGCTTTTAGTAAATGTCTGGGGGCGGTTGTTCCATCGATTGGCCATAGCTGATAAGAATTTGGCATGAAAGAGCCATCAACAGCAAATAAAATGGCCAAAATAACAACGTCAATATCAAAGTGCGATCTATGTAATAATGTATCTATTTTAATATTGGCTTTGACCTTGTTTCCTATCTAATCGACGACCCGAATGGGGACACTTTCGGCAGCCACTGGCCCATCAATCCCGTTTAACCCCTTTTCGTGTGCGTCGCCAGTGCAGATCTACTTTATTTGCGCCTTATCAATCTTACAACATCAGCCGGCTGCCGGCAACTGGTGGTAATAAGTTGCCCCCAATCCCACGCCACTTGCAATTGCCTTAGCAAACGCAAATAGTTTTGGCCCTAGCTGGATGACTCACTATCTTCGCCAACTGCCATTAGCACTGCCATCAAGTTTTGGATCGCAAAAGAAGTAGATCAAGTGGCCACATGACTCACGCTCTTAATGGCACTCCGGCCAACGATTTGTGGAGAAAGGAGGCGGAAAACAAGTTGCAAGATTGAAGATTTCCAGACACGACGGCTACGCAGAAAAGATACATCCATCCGGTTCCTGAGGCAATCAATTCTAGACTCTTTACAGTGAGAACTGGCTGGGTAAACTTGCTTCACAGTCTTGGTCTTAATTGTATGACTTCTCTATATcagaaatcattttaaattaatttgactTTGGCATAGATTCcgggaaaataatataaaaaattatttaaatgcgaCAAATCATAGATTTCAGGGAATGATATAGAAATGTGATAAATTTGTCAGTTaaactgataaaaaatattcttcgaATTTATATCTGGTTTTAAAAACggaatgtttaatttaatttagtagACAGGTTTCAGGATTTACATCTCAAGTGTCTTTTAAATCCAAAATGTCATAacgttttattccaaaaaagcTATAAAAATGACTGATATGTATTCTGTTCCTCGTTtggttataaaaaataattattttcaaggCACATTTCTGCTGTTATATAAGTGAAAGCAAATAACTTAATCCATAAAATGCCGTCGAAGCTCCTAAATATTAATTGGATAAATTAATGCATGACCACGCGGAGAGTTCCTCCACTTTTCCGCCCCCGTCCCCAAAAAGGTAGGGGATGTGGAACCTGCCTGCCAATGTGTAATTTTCCGCCTTGCTTCCTCATTTGTTATCATATTTATTATCATACATCATATTGTCCCTGTTGGTTTCGGACTTCACTTGAAATTATATTCGGTATACATACGTCAGGTGGCAAATTTGCagaattttctttgtttttgggCAGATTTTAATTGCCCGATTGCTTTAacacaaataataaacaaactgTGGCAATTTATTATACAATAGAACACTCTGGAGGAAAAGCACATAAACAAATGCGACTGACGCCCGATTAAAATGCCATGGTGAGGTACTAGATTTTTGGGGCAGCTCACCGATATACACACGGCATTGTCGAAATTGAATTGGTATAAATCAAAGTCCAAACTTCTGCTCATGTCGAACAAATCAAAACCCccaaataacaacaaataacaacaaacaatcATAAATCAGAGGCGTTAATTGCAATAATTTGCATGGGGCCCCCCTTTCAAGGCGCGATGgtcgaaaataatttaaagaaaatcgaatTGGGCAGCGGAAATATAATTCAAATTCCAGACTGAAAAATGTGAGTTCACCTTAGAACAATTCTGAATTACTGTACTTTCTTCAAAGtgtttttctcacttttagGGAAAGTCTTAGGCACAAGAGAAATCAGTTGATTAACTTAATTCGATCAGGGCTTTCTTGTGCTTTAGCTTTTAGCATCGTTGCGCTAAATTCTGGTGTGTTAATTACCAGAAAATTTGTGCAAAAACAATGCCAAATTATATGGAAAATTTCCGTGGCCATAAATAAACAAGCTGTTTGCCAAAGATTCCGGGAAAACCCATTCAACACCCGCTCCCCAAAAAGAGAGACCAAGCCAGATAATGACGCATCCGCGATCTCCCGACTTTTCTGATTTCTGGGTAGCCCGACAATTGGACGCACACCCATTGGGCATATTAATTGGGATTGGCGGAGTGGCTGCCAGTTCAATTGGGGAAATGCAAATGCTGCACGCGTCGCTCGATATTTTCGCAgaattttcggttttattagGTCCCCGAGCAATAAATGGCTCTCGGGTTTTACCCCGAATTCTTCTTGGGTCTCCCTGAAGAATTACTGTCGAGGGTAATGCCTTTTGAAATGCTTATTATAAGTTATTACCTCTTTTAACAGTTTGACAGTTTTGGGAGACAATTGGGGAGAATTATGTTCTTGTAGAactcataaattataagttaGTAGAATCCATTTCAGAAATATAATATTCCcatattaaaattagaaataattataagtATTATGCTTATACTCCACTTAAAATGActaatctaaaaaataatattttgtaaagcaaaattatttttttcttgacTATATGACATCATATGATTTTCTCTGATTATACCAGATCAGAAGTGAAATTATGTCATCCAGCATTTTGGGAAGATTTGTATTATCTTGGTATGACTTTCTGGGAACCATTGTGGCTTTATTTTCgctgtttttggttttactatACTTACTTTTGCTCCATTGTTGAACCGTCTGTGTTTTACTTAGACCTACTGCTTGAGTACGTTTTCTTCCCGCATTCAAATacatgtatgtatttatttttgtagttATTCCTCTGGCGAAATCTCTTTCCCCACGAAGATTGTGTGTTGAATGGCCATAAGGTTGAGGTCGGCCGCAACATCCGTTCGGCGAGTGCTTTCAAATGTAAAcgaaaaagtatgcaaaacaATGCAGCCGCACAGATACTTTTGCGCACACACTCTCGCCGAAGCGTTTGTTGCCAAATGAAAAGGTCTCCCGCCTCTTGGTCCCGCCCCACCGTCCTTGCCACCTACCcgccccagaaaaaaaattaaaaacaaaacggtTTCCTTCTATTTCTCCAGATTTCGGTTGCTTTTTCCTGCTGTTCTGGGgctaaatttaaacatttcgcCATTCAACAGATATTAGCGGCGCCCTCGTTAATTGTTGTTGCCCGCTACTTCTGTTGTAAAACAGCGACCgaaaataaacatttgaatgaaaatgaaaaattagtCTAATTTCTGGCTGGGCTTTGGCAATTCCAACTCTGCATCTACGTCACACTCGCTCTCTATATAAGATGGTTTCTCGGAAAGATCAGAGGTGGAGTCTGAATGGGGACTACTCACTCCCCGGCGGTTCCTGTCGTGTTTTTCACACCCATTTGATGGACCTTTGATAGCAAACAACCCCAGTGGGATAGGGGAATAACACTATATCTCTTGAGGGCTTTGTTCTAGTGCGAATTCCGTTTTGACTTCGAGTCTGCACTAATCACCAGTTCAATTGTATTCAATGAGTTTCAAAGCAGGAAATTGAAGAAAATTAGAACAGAAAAACAGGAAAACTTCTTGAAAAAACTATGCCAGAGAggtcaaaatattttacaatggtTTTCAGTCCTTCACTATAAACAGAAAGTTCTAAAAAATATGGTATTTTCTTGGGATTATTATTATGAAAGAATTTGACACTTAATATTTGATGTTTCTACATTTGGGGTTCAAacactttaattttgtttatcttAAACTGTCagtataccaaaaaaaaaaaaactttactaAGCGAAATCCAAAAACGTCACACTTAGGACAATAtttgatttgtatttatgtCTACAATTTTTTCGCAGTAATTTTGGACCCTTCCACAGAATTGGCGCTTACTTGAAATCCCCTTGCGATTTTTGCTTAGACAAACACTCTTTATACTCCCCATCTGTACCGAACACATGTACTCGAACATGATCTTGATCTACTCCCACTCCATCTCTCAGCCCTGGCCTTTGGCCACTGGGCTACGGATACCCCTCCTCCGGTTTTCGCCATAAAACACCTACCAAAAATAACCCCAACAATTGCCGGGCATTCGCAGGCCTTCCATTTTAGCCACAGGCCAATGAGTAAAAGAAACattaattcttttttgttttgaatattGAGGGAATTGTTTATGCTTTGCACTTTTAACGATCGAGCTTTGGCCCCTTGACGTATAACTTTTGAGtcaataaaattcattattatGATCTTTCGTCTGGCTGCAGGATGCATTAAAAAGTTCAGAGGGGAATTTTTAGAGTAAAGGTTAAAACTGATGCattttctaatgggaattttgTAGGTAATGTTTGCAGGTCTTTAGTacaaaatagaattttttattcCTAAGATTTAATAAGATAATAAGGGattatgactttttaaaagtgttttattataaaaaaaaaaacctcttAAATTCCCTTTATTTTGGTATCCCCAATGTCTGCCTCTTGAAATCCAGTTCCCTTTGGGACACAAATTCCTGCCAGTGTACAGTGCATcccataaacatttaaaaggaTGCCCATTCCCTGAGTGCTGTTGATGGTTTATGGCCCCCAAGGCTTCGGATTACACAATGCTCAGCCACTTTGATGCTGGTGCACTCGTAAATCCCCGGATTCCGACATCGCCTCTTGGCGTGCCAAAGtggcatttgatttatttagcatatttatttgtttattttatcagcATCTTTCTCTTTTTAcaacaaaatggaaaacattGTTTATGGACGCCAGATAAAAgtagcagaaaaaaaagagactGTGCGCCGGCGCAGCGTTAAGGCGGGACTCTTTGAATATTTATGGCGCGTTGTCTAACTGGAGGACAGTACTGGTAGTAGTGGCATCAGGATAGATGGTTAGTTCGGAGCTGGCCACTTTTCATGCCGGGCACGTGGTGGGCGAGCGATCGTCCGGCCAGATTGCCCAATGGCTTAATTAAGCCGGCCGCGAACTCTGGCGGCATGCGGAACTTGGCCCGGCTTAAACTATCAATCATGGATTTGCATCGCTTGGAAGGGGCTAAAGATAGTAGGTAGGATTGAGGCGTGCCAGAGCTCAAGGACACGACGCAGCCCGTTCAAATCCGCTTAGTGTAATAACGTGTTTCtccgtttcctttttttttcttttttcttttatcgCCTGAGCCTGCGGGCCTGTGAATGTGTCAACAGTTAAATCGATATGTTTTTCCCCCTGTTGATATAGTTAAATCGCCCTGCGATTATGTAGCGCACAAAAGTTGACTGGCCTGGCCCGCATCCTGGCCTTAAATGTCCTTGGGGCGGCGCCaaaggcaaagaaaaaaaaagaacataaAAGGGTCTCGCTCCCTCGTTAATTGAGAAAACCCAGTGTGAACTGAGAAGTGTGTTATCTGACAggcaaatacatatttattttactccaCAGCCAGCCAAGATTGGCCAGATCTGGACGGGATTCGGACGCGCCGCAGCCATGATAGGACGTTTGTTTCGCGCCCACGGCGAGTTCTGCGCCTCGCATCCATGGGAGGTCATCGTCGCCCTGCTGACCATCACGGCCTGCATGCTGACGGTGGACAAGAATAACACTTTGGATGCGAGTAGCGGTCTGGGCACGGCCACAGCCTCAGCCGCCGCCGCAGGAACGGGAGCAGGAGCAACTGGAGCAGCTGGAGCGACTATACCACCACCTTCCGTAGTGGGAGGATCGGCCACGTCCAGCCGGCACAGGCCATGCCATGGATGGAGCCAATCCTGCGATGGCCTGGAGGCCGAATACAATGCCGCCGACGTCATCCTGATGACCATAGTGCGATGCACGGCCGTTCTGTACTGCTACTACCAGTTCTGCAGCCTCCATCGCCTGGGATCCAAATATGTGCTGGGTGAGTAGAGCTACTGGTTTGGGAATTACATCACTCCGGGGCACGTGTGTTGACCAAAGTGGTTAGAACGCTGGCTTTGTTTGCCCCCCTTACTCCGTACTACTTTGATGGCCTCCCCGAAAAAAAGCTGGGAAAAACGCAAACCACACAAGACTGGAATGTTTGGCCAAGATTTTAGAGGTGGGGCAGGCAGCAGCATAGCAATGCTTAGGTAGCAACCAGAGCTCCCTGGCATTTCTCACGTGCGCTCTAAACGATTCGACCTCCGTCCACTAATGCCGCCGTCTTATGTCGCCTCCTCTCTTTCAGGCATCGCCGGCCTCTTCACGGTCTTCTCCAGCTTCATCTTCACGACGGCCATCATTAAGTTCCTGGGCAGCGACATCTCTGAACTGAAGTGAGTATAgttaaaagtaatatttttattcgatctgttctagttttcactcggaagtgaatttgatttcatgctGGCTGATTTAAAACCGCCTATcaaatgcttggcggaaagtttccatGTGAATTTTCCGGAAGTTAACCGAGTAACAACGAGGGATATTTGAATCCTtgcagttctttcggaagtgagtcctggaacaggtctgggaaattcgattccgtgtgaatctttcggaagtgaaaactagaacagggccgtaTGATTTATCGTTTTCAAAAATGCCTggaaagttatttttataaacaagtAACCTATAAATGTTACACACAAAAAGAAGCATGtacccgtaaaatcgatatggccatgtaaatactcttttcgaccaggtcaaattgACTGaccgcatatcaaattaaaattgatcttaaataatgtaaaatcgatctacttttcatatcaatttttttttggatgtagacttgatatgaaatattatataatatcaaGTAATTATATCTTATTAAGTAATACAAAATTAGCGTGCTTTAAAACGATTAATATTCCAATCTatctatacaaattttttaaagagttctttaaatttttagaatgaaacatttatatttcttttgttaaaaacctaaattatttttaaagcccaTACTCTGCCAATAAAGTAGTAGTACTAAATACGCTAATTAGATACGCAATTTAACCCGCTCTTAACCAACTTTCAGGGACGCCCTTTTCTTCCTGCTGCTGGTCATCGACCTGTCCAACTCTGGCCGACTGGCGCAGCTGGCCCTTTCGGGCAGCAACCAGGCGGAGGTGACCCAGAACATTGCCCGGGGGCTGGAGCTATTGGGACCGGCCATCTCGCTGGACACGATTGTGGAGGTGCTGCTTGTGGGCGTGGGCACGCTGTCGGGTGTCCAACGCCTCGAGGTGCTCTGCATGTTCGCCGTACTCTCGGTGCTGGTCAACTACGTGGTCTTCATGACCTTCTATCCCGCCTGCCTGTCGCTGATCTTCGATCTGTCCCGCTCCGGCGTCGATATGTCGGTGGTGCGCGAGAAGGCCAAGGGTTCGCTGCTGCTCAAGTCCCTCACCGAGGAGGAGCAGAAGGCCAATCCGGTGCTGCAGCGCGTCAAGCTGATCATGACCACCGGCCTGATGGCCGTGCACATCTACAGTCGGGTGGCCTTCTCGGGCAGCGACTACGATTCCGTGGACAAGACGCTGTCGCCCACGCTCAGCCTGAATGTGAGCAACAATCGCACGGAATCGGGGGAGATCACGGATATAATTATCAAGTAGGTTTCAGGGATGTGGATCTATAcaagagccctgcatgaatggattcaatgaattattttgaatttttatgaattaattaaattgaatgaatgaatggcatgaattccgatataattaaaactacaatttcttttgaaaaagaaagggccatcattttgtgattaaatctgcctgaatttgattaactatgcagttaacattgatttgttaaaaattttcgactttttgttcacaaaagaaagcacaaaagaAATCtgacaaattcaaaaaaattcattaaaattattcaattattcattcaattcgaaatggattagaaaaacattcaatttagttcacatagaattgaattaaacaaatcattgatttcATGGCTCTAATCTATATTAAGCATAACAAATAACTAACATTTTCCCTTTCCTTTTCCAGATGGCTCACCATGAGTGCCGATCACATAGTAATCTCAATTGTTCTCATCGCCCTGGTGGTCAAATTCATTTGCTTCGACAATCGCGATCCCCTGCCGGATCAGCTGCGTCAATCGGGTCCAGTGGCCATTGCCGCCAAGGCTTCACAAACCACGCCCAttgaggaggagcaggatgaGCAGAAGAAGCAGCTGGAGATCAGTGCAGCCCCTATTCCAGTCCGTGCTCCACTCTTCACCATTGAAGAGCAGAGTTCAGCGAATGCTTCTACTCAAACGGAGCTGCTTCCTCTGCGCCACCGACTGGTGGGTCCCATTAGGCCACCACGTCCCCTGCAGGAATGCCTGGATATCCTGAACTCCACCGAGGATGGCAGTGGACCCGCTTCCCTGAGCGACGAGGAGATCGTGGCCATTGTCCACGCAGGCGGCACTCACTGCCCGCTGTACAAAATCGAATCCGTGCTGGACGATCCGGAGAGGGGAGTGCGAATCCGCCGACAGATCATCGCCAGCCGGGCCAAGATGCCGGCGGGTCGTCTGGATGTCTTGCCTTATGAACACTTTGATTATCGACGGGTGCTCAACGCCTGCTGCGAAAATGTCCTGGGCTACGTTCCCATTCCAGTGGGCTACGCCGGTCCCCTTTTGTTGGATGGAGAGACCTACTATGTGCCCATGGCCACCACTGAGGGAGCTTTGGTGGCGTCCACGAATCGTGGCTGCAAGGCGCTCTCCGTTCGCGGAGTTCGTTCCGTCGTGGAGGATGTGGGCATGACCCGGGCGCCCTGCGTGAGATTTCCCAGCGTTGCTCGTGCCGCGGAGGCAAAGTCCTGGATTGAAAACGATGTTAACTACCAGCTGGTAAAGACGGAATTCGATTCCACATCGCGCTTTGGTCGCCTGAAGGACTGCCACATCGCCATGGATGGCCCGCAGCTGTACATTCGCTTTGTGGCCATCACCGGCGACGCCATGGGCATGAACATGGTGTCCAAGGGCGCCGAGATGGCGCTGCG
This portion of the Drosophila takahashii strain IR98-3 E-12201 chromosome 3R, DtakHiC1v2, whole genome shotgun sequence genome encodes:
- the Hmgcr gene encoding 3-hydroxy-3-methylglutaryl-coenzyme A reductase isoform X1, with protein sequence MIGRLFRAHGEFCASHPWEVIVALLTITACMLTVDKNNTLDASSGLGTATASAAAAGTGAGATGAAGATIPPPSVVGGSATSSRHRPCHGWSQSCDGLEAEYNAADVILMTIVRCTAVLYCYYQFCSLHRLGSKYVLGIAGLFTVFSSFIFTTAIIKFLGSDISELKDALFFLLLVIDLSNSGRLAQLALSGSNQAEVTQNIARGLELLGPAISLDTIVEVLLVGVGTLSGVQRLEVLCMFAVLSVLVNYVVFMTFYPACLSLIFDLSRSGVDMSVVREKAKGSLLLKSLTEEEQKANPVLQRVKLIMTTGLMAVHIYSRVAFSGSDYDSVDKTLSPTLSLNVSNNRTESGEITDIIIKWLTMSADHIVISIVLIALVVKFICFDNRDPLPDQLRQSGPVAIAAKASQTTPIEEEQDEQKKQLEISAAPIPVRAPLFTIEEQSSANASTQTELLPLRHRLVGPIRPPRPLQECLDILNSTEDGSGPASLSDEEIVAIVHAGGTHCPLYKIESVLDDPERGVRIRRQIIASRAKMPAGRLDVLPYEHFDYRRVLNACCENVLGYVPIPVGYAGPLLLDGETYYVPMATTEGALVASTNRGCKALSVRGVRSVVEDVGMTRAPCVRFPSVARAAEAKSWIENDVNYQLVKTEFDSTSRFGRLKDCHIAMDGPQLYIRFVAITGDAMGMNMVSKGAEMALRRIKRQFPDMQIISLSGNFCCDKKPAAINWIKGRGKRVVTECTISAATLRSVLKTDAKTLVECNKLKNMGGSAMAGSIGGNNAHAANMVTAVFLATGQDPAQNVTSSNCSTAMECWVENSEDLYMTCTMPSLEVGTVGGGTGLPGQSACLEMLGVRGAHATRPGDNAKKLAQIVCATVMAGELSLMAALVNSDLVKSHMRHNRSSIAVSSANNPLNVTVSSCSTIS
- the Hmgcr gene encoding 3-hydroxy-3-methylglutaryl-coenzyme A reductase isoform X2, producing MFAVLSVLVNYVVFMTFYPACLSLIFDLSRSGVDMSVVREKAKGSLLLKSLTEEEQKANPVLQRVKLIMTTGLMAVHIYSRVAFSGSDYDSVDKTLSPTLSLNVSNNRTESGEITDIIIKWLTMSADHIVISIVLIALVVKFICFDNRDPLPDQLRQSGPVAIAAKASQTTPIEEEQDEQKKQLEISAAPIPVRAPLFTIEEQSSANASTQTELLPLRHRLVGPIRPPRPLQECLDILNSTEDGSGPASLSDEEIVAIVHAGGTHCPLYKIESVLDDPERGVRIRRQIIASRAKMPAGRLDVLPYEHFDYRRVLNACCENVLGYVPIPVGYAGPLLLDGETYYVPMATTEGALVASTNRGCKALSVRGVRSVVEDVGMTRAPCVRFPSVARAAEAKSWIENDVNYQLVKTEFDSTSRFGRLKDCHIAMDGPQLYIRFVAITGDAMGMNMVSKGAEMALRRIKRQFPDMQIISLSGNFCCDKKPAAINWIKGRGKRVVTECTISAATLRSVLKTDAKTLVECNKLKNMGGSAMAGSIGGNNAHAANMVTAVFLATGQDPAQNVTSSNCSTAMECWVENSEDLYMTCTMPSLEVGTVGGGTGLPGQSACLEMLGVRGAHATRPGDNAKKLAQIVCATVMAGELSLMAALVNSDLVKSHMRHNRSSIAVSSANNPLNVTVSSCSTIS